The DNA window AAGCTGGCGTCAGCGAACTGGCAACGAATCAGAAACTGATTTTGGTGTGTGGTCGCTATGAAGGCGTAGATGAGCGCGTAATCCAAACCGAAATTGACGAAGAATGGTCAATCGGCGATTACGTTCTTAGCGGTGGTGAGCTACCAGCAATGACGCTGATTGACTCTGTTTCCCGGTTTATTCCGGGGGTTCTGGGTCATGAGGCTTCGGCAACGGAAGATTCCTTTGCTGATGGATTACTGGATTGCCCACACTATACCCGTCCTGAAGTGTTAGAAGAGATGGAAGTACCGTCAGTATTGCTGTCGGGAAACCATGCTGAGATACGTCGCTGGCGTTTGAAGCAGTCGCTGGGCCGGACCTGGCTTAGAAGACCTGAACTTTTGGAAAACCTGGCTCTGACTGAAGAGCAAGCAAGGTTGCTGTCGGAGTTCAAAAAGGAACTTGCGCAACAGCAACATAAACATGATGGGATGGCGTAAGCCCCCAATATCAGTTTACCCAGGATAAGAGATTAAATTATGAGCAACATTATTAAGCAACTTGAACAAGAACAGATGAAGCAGGACGTACCTTCCTTCCGTCCGGGTGATACCGTGGAAGTGAAAGTATGGGTTGTTGAAGGTTCCAAAAAACGTCTGCAGGCATTCGAGGGCGTGGTTATCGCTATTCGTAACCGCGGTCTGCACTCTGCATTCACTGTTCGTAAAATTTCCAACGGCGAAGGCGTTGAGCGTGTTTTCCAGACTCACTCTCCGGTAGTTGACAGCATTTCTGTCAAACGTCGTGGTGCTGTACGTAAAGCTAAACTGTACTACCTGCGTGAGCGTACCGGTAAGTCTGCTCGTATCAAAGAGCGTCTTAACTAAGATTCGCTTTCGCGACATCCTGAATGAAAGGGCTGGCCTGATGGGTTGGCCCTTTTTTTTATCTTTATTTTAACCATTTTGTTGTGAATCATTTACAATGTCGCCCTCATCTGGAGGGGCGGTGGTCAGCAATATTTTTTATCAATCAGCATCTCAAGGGCGGGCTACATGGCTGGCGCTGTTTGCGATCCTGCTGATCGTGGTAGCCCCGCTGATTTCAATCTCCCTGCAAAAAGATCCGATGAACGGTATGCATCATACGATGATGGACATGCCGCATGACATGTCATCATCTGAAATGACCATGATACAGAGTGATGCGACTGTCATACAGACGTCACATCACATACCAGCCGATCATGGGGAGGCATGCGGTTACTGTGTGCTATTGGCTCATGTGCCGGGCTTAATCTTCGCGCTGATGCTGCTGGTCAGCTTGATGCTTCGGCGTCAGCGAGTTCCTGTAGCCCGAAGGGTACTGAAATACCGTTATGACTTACATTGGCTTTATCCTCACACTCGCGCACCTCCCCGCCAGTCTGCTTCTCCCTTTGCATAAAAAATAAAGTGCGCACTGCGCAACGTTCTCTTTTGCTTTCGAAAAGGAAAAGTATGACTGCCTGCACCTCGCGCGCGACATGGCTAAACCTGCTGCGTCGCCTTCATTTCTATATCGGATTGTTTATCGGGCCGTTTATTTTTATCGCTGCCCTGACCGGTACGCTGTATGTCGCAACTCCGCAACTGGAAAACTGGCTTTATCAGGATGCGCTTTATGGCACTTTCGATGGGGAAAAACAGCCACTTAGTGCGCAAATTATGGTAGCGAAAGAGGCTACCCAGAGAAATCTCCGTCTACAGGCTGTTCGTCCTGCGATAAGCGCGGGAGAGACAACCCGAGTGATGTTCGCCGATCCTAATCTTGGCGAGTCTGAAACGCGGGCAATTTTTGTTGATCCGGTAACCTTGCGGGTGAGAGGCGATATGGCGGTTTACGGTACCAGCGGTATATTGCCCCTGCGTCAGTGGATTGATTATGCCCATCGCTCACTGCTCCTGGGTAACGCTGGGCGACTTTACAGCGAACTGGCGGCCTCATGGATGTGGGTTGCCGCTCTCGGAGGAATCTCGCTGTGGTCGATAACCCGCCCGCGTCGTCGGATTAACAATAAGCTGCAGAATAGCCGACGCCTGCATGTTTCCCTTGGATGGGCGCTGCTGATTGGCATGCTGCTGTTCTCTGCGACTGGTTTAACCTGGTCGCAATGGGCCGGTGGTAATGTTGATAAGATACGTTCCGCTTTTGGTTGGCTGACGCCGCAGGTTAATACGCAGTTGCAAAGTGCAGCTCCAGCAGTTCACGATCCGCATGCAGAACACCATATGGAGGATATGGCTATGGGGGGGATGGCATCGTCCCCTGACGTAGAGGATTTTGACAAGGTTCTGCTGGTTGCTCGCGCGGCGGGTCTGGATGCCAGCAAGCTGGAGATTCGCCCGCCGTCGGGTTCCGGGCGGGCGTGGACGGTAAATGAAATCGACAGGAGCTGGCCTACACAGGTTGATGCTGTAGCGATCGACGGTTCAAATATGCAGATCGTAGATCGTACTCATTTTTCTGACTTTCCATTAATGGCGAAGCTAACCCGCTGGGGCGTTGATTTTCATATGGGGATTCTGTTTGGCCTCGTAAACCAGCTGTTACTTATCGCCTTCGGTACTGCACTCTGCGTGATGATAGTGGTGGGGTACCGTTTGTGGTGGATCCGCCGTCCGGTCCAAGCGGCGTTTAACCCGGCCGATACGCTAATACAGGCGTGGTTTGGTTTAGCATGGCCCGCTCGTATGGTTACTACCATTATTGCGGCGTTGTTAGGGTTGGCACTGCCCCTAATGGGGATCAGCCTCGCTGTATGTCTCGCCGTTGATTACCTGCGCTGGCGCGTAGCAACGGCGATGATAAGGGCTAAATCAGTCGAGTAGATTGTTTAAGGCGTGCTGATGACGACCGTGACGCGGCGGTTTTCAGCACGTCCTTTTGCAGTATCGTTACTGGCTATCGGGTATTTTTTACCTAATCCGCGGGTTGTTAAATTAGTGCGCGGGATATTGGCACCTTCGGCCCATGCATCTGCCACGCTGTTAGCGCGCTTAAGCGATAACATTTCGTTGTAGCTGTCTTCGCCATAATTATCGGTGTGACCTTCCAGGCGACTGTGCGT is part of the Klebsiella huaxiensis genome and encodes:
- a CDS encoding DUF2946 domain-containing protein, which encodes MVSNIFYQSASQGRATWLALFAILLIVVAPLISISLQKDPMNGMHHTMMDMPHDMSSSEMTMIQSDATVIQTSHHIPADHGEACGYCVLLAHVPGLIFALMLLVSLMLRRQRVPVARRVLKYRYDLHWLYPHTRAPPRQSASPFA
- the trmD gene encoding tRNA (guanosine(37)-N1)-methyltransferase TrmD, translating into MFIGIVSLFPEMFRAITDYGVTGRAVKNGLLNIQSWSPRDFAHDRHRTVDDRPYGGGPGMLMMVQPLRDAIHAAKAAAGEGAKVIYLSPQGRKLDQAGVSELATNQKLILVCGRYEGVDERVIQTEIDEEWSIGDYVLSGGELPAMTLIDSVSRFIPGVLGHEASATEDSFADGLLDCPHYTRPEVLEEMEVPSVLLSGNHAEIRRWRLKQSLGRTWLRRPELLENLALTEEQARLLSEFKKELAQQQHKHDGMA
- the rplS gene encoding 50S ribosomal protein L19 — protein: MSNIIKQLEQEQMKQDVPSFRPGDTVEVKVWVVEGSKKRLQAFEGVVIAIRNRGLHSAFTVRKISNGEGVERVFQTHSPVVDSISVKRRGAVRKAKLYYLRERTGKSARIKERLN
- a CDS encoding PepSY-associated TM helix domain-containing protein, producing MTACTSRATWLNLLRRLHFYIGLFIGPFIFIAALTGTLYVATPQLENWLYQDALYGTFDGEKQPLSAQIMVAKEATQRNLRLQAVRPAISAGETTRVMFADPNLGESETRAIFVDPVTLRVRGDMAVYGTSGILPLRQWIDYAHRSLLLGNAGRLYSELAASWMWVAALGGISLWSITRPRRRINNKLQNSRRLHVSLGWALLIGMLLFSATGLTWSQWAGGNVDKIRSAFGWLTPQVNTQLQSAAPAVHDPHAEHHMEDMAMGGMASSPDVEDFDKVLLVARAAGLDASKLEIRPPSGSGRAWTVNEIDRSWPTQVDAVAIDGSNMQIVDRTHFSDFPLMAKLTRWGVDFHMGILFGLVNQLLLIAFGTALCVMIVVGYRLWWIRRPVQAAFNPADTLIQAWFGLAWPARMVTTIIAALLGLALPLMGISLAVCLAVDYLRWRVATAMIRAKSVE